One window from the genome of Nocardioides panaciterrulae encodes:
- a CDS encoding PP2C family protein-serine/threonine phosphatase produces MPEERPGPDDLALDSRAEGFGERLLGSLLDRAHTMPPQLIAPLIAQEVARIGGRDVTVLLQDYDQMTLVALPGEKLVVGGDQPIDDSLAGLAFQTDEIVERPWGDVVRLYVPLLDGTDRIGVLVFTLDRVDEHHRRLVRRLAGLVADMIVTKNMYTDRFFQARRRKPMSLSAEMQWQLLPPLMMTTPQVAVAGALEPAYDVAGDSFDYALNDDTLHLCMIDAMGHGLSAAVMSTVAIGAYRHARRADVELSELYAAMDSAVADQFGPERFATAQMAALDVMSGRLRWVNAGHPPPLLLRAGRIVAELDSPTTLPVGFGGDTPIVTERMLLRGDRVLFYTDGLVEERLQGGIEFGDTRMREVLERVEVHGVKLQESVRRMSRLLMVERGGATTDDSTLLMVEWAGAPAHELATPADPPELPPG; encoded by the coding sequence ATGCCTGAGGAGCGACCAGGACCGGATGACCTCGCGCTGGACAGCCGGGCCGAGGGGTTCGGCGAGCGACTGCTGGGCTCGCTGCTGGACCGGGCCCACACCATGCCGCCGCAGCTGATCGCCCCCCTGATCGCGCAGGAGGTGGCCCGGATCGGTGGTCGCGACGTGACGGTGCTGCTCCAGGACTACGACCAGATGACCTTGGTGGCGTTGCCCGGGGAGAAGCTGGTGGTGGGCGGGGACCAGCCCATCGACGACTCGCTGGCCGGCCTGGCCTTCCAGACCGACGAGATCGTGGAACGGCCCTGGGGGGACGTGGTCCGGCTGTACGTGCCGCTGCTGGACGGCACCGACCGGATCGGGGTGCTCGTCTTCACCCTCGACCGGGTCGACGAGCACCATCGGCGGCTGGTGCGCCGGTTGGCGGGGTTGGTCGCGGACATGATCGTCACCAAGAACATGTACACCGACCGGTTCTTCCAGGCGCGTCGACGCAAGCCGATGAGTCTGTCGGCCGAGATGCAGTGGCAGCTGCTGCCGCCGCTGATGATGACCACCCCGCAGGTGGCCGTGGCCGGGGCCCTCGAGCCCGCCTACGACGTGGCGGGCGACAGCTTCGACTACGCGCTCAACGACGACACGCTGCACCTGTGCATGATCGACGCCATGGGGCACGGGCTGAGTGCCGCCGTGATGAGCACCGTCGCCATCGGCGCCTACCGGCACGCCAGGCGGGCGGACGTCGAGCTCTCCGAGCTGTACGCCGCCATGGACTCCGCCGTGGCGGACCAGTTCGGGCCGGAGCGGTTCGCCACCGCGCAGATGGCGGCCCTCGACGTGATGTCGGGGCGGCTGCGGTGGGTCAACGCGGGGCACCCCCCGCCGCTGTTGCTCCGTGCCGGTCGCATCGTGGCCGAGCTGGACAGCCCCACCACCCTGCCGGTCGGCTTCGGCGGCGACACGCCGATCGTGACCGAGAGGATGCTGCTCCGCGGCGACCGCGTGCTGTTCTACACCGATGGGCTCGTCGAGGAGCGCCTCCAGGGCGGCATCGAGTTCGGCGACACCCGCATGAGAGAGGTCCTCGAACGGGTCGAGGTCCACGGTGTGAAGCTCCAGGAGTCGGTGCGCCGGATGTCGCGCCTGCTGATGGTCGAGCGCGGCGGAGCCACCACCGATGACTCCACGCTGCTCATGGTCGAGTGGGCCGGGGCACCCGCCCACGAGCTCGCGACCCCGGCCGACCCCCCGGAGCTCCCACCCGGCTGA
- a CDS encoding DUF3427 domain-containing protein, with translation MEPGLHESLLTANLDTRLAGLSGVEVELAGVDPADAPHVLARHIYDASLRALELVRNPEERVRRVNALLSVLSESPDDVRHPARQLLKLTPPSVPGSVQIEPVRPSTPLSDAALLTNARDEPSLGAELRAEIDTSDEVDLLCAFVKWHGLRLLEPQLSRLLLRQAPLRVITTTYMGATERAALDRLVREFGAQVKVQYDAQRTRLHAKAWMFRRRTRYDTAYVGSSNLSRAALLDGVEWNVRLSRVGTPALLEKFAATFDTYWNDTSFELYDPDRDRDRLDDALAEASGRTQHNRITISLAGLEVRPFPYQQEMLDAIEAERVVHDRHRNLVVAATGTGKTVVAALDYRRLCDPATGDRPSLLFVAHRREILEQSLRTYREVLADADFGELYVGGVRPERWRHVFASVQSLTSYGVQNLPPDAFDVVVIDEFHHAQATTYRRLIEWLQPRELLGLTATPERADGVDVRVFFDNRTAAELRLWDALGADLLCPFHYFTIADGTDLRRISWAKGRYDESELSSVYTGNRARAAIVLNQLRGKVLDPGAMRALGFCVSVAHAEFMAQVFVEAGIPARAVSGQTPQPQREEALRDLRDRRVNILFAADLFNEGLDLPDVDTVLFLRPTESATVFLQQLGRGLRRTRTKAVLTALDFVGYHRKEFRFDLKLRALTGQTRRGLEREIERGFSFLPSGCQIVMDQQSQRLILDNVRSQVASRWSQLVSELRSYGDQDLPTFLRESGLELADVLRQGGRSWTELRRDAGLATRAGTGHEAKLLKRSRAFAHVDDQHRAAEYGRLLADDAASYDALSPSEQRIARMLFFSVWPDGGGHASFTTGLAALRREQATRDELRSVVDVSFENARHQALRLDGSLAETPLRVHARYQREEILAALDYADLERRPTSVMQGVAYSKASNTDILFVTLKKSEADYSPTTMYRDYPISPTLFHWESQSTTTLASPTGQRYLTGASTVLLFVRAEQKDEFGTAPYLFLGPAAYESHLGERPIAITWRLAHPMPAEFFNAATVAAS, from the coding sequence ATGGAGCCGGGACTCCACGAGAGTCTGCTGACCGCCAACCTCGACACCAGGCTCGCCGGCCTCAGCGGAGTCGAGGTCGAGCTGGCGGGCGTGGATCCCGCGGATGCGCCGCACGTCCTTGCGCGTCACATCTACGACGCCAGCCTTCGCGCACTCGAGCTCGTCAGGAATCCCGAGGAGCGGGTGCGCCGAGTCAACGCGCTGCTCTCGGTCCTGAGTGAATCCCCGGACGACGTCAGGCACCCCGCGCGTCAGCTCCTGAAGCTCACCCCACCGTCAGTCCCGGGATCGGTGCAGATCGAGCCCGTGCGGCCGAGCACTCCGCTGAGTGACGCGGCATTGCTGACGAACGCGAGGGATGAGCCGAGCCTCGGCGCCGAACTGCGCGCGGAGATCGACACCTCCGACGAGGTGGATCTGCTCTGCGCGTTCGTCAAGTGGCATGGCCTCCGGTTGCTCGAGCCGCAACTCAGCAGGCTCCTGCTGCGCCAGGCACCTCTGCGGGTGATCACGACGACGTACATGGGCGCCACGGAGCGCGCGGCCTTGGATCGGCTCGTCCGCGAGTTCGGCGCGCAGGTCAAGGTGCAGTACGACGCGCAACGCACCCGGCTGCACGCCAAGGCGTGGATGTTCCGGCGGCGCACGCGGTACGACACGGCGTACGTCGGCTCGTCGAACCTCTCGCGCGCGGCGCTCCTGGACGGTGTCGAGTGGAACGTGCGGCTCTCCCGCGTGGGCACCCCGGCGCTCCTGGAGAAGTTCGCCGCGACCTTCGACACCTACTGGAATGACACGAGCTTCGAGCTGTACGACCCCGATCGGGATCGTGACCGCCTCGACGATGCGTTGGCCGAGGCGTCGGGACGCACCCAGCACAACCGCATCACGATCTCGCTGGCCGGCCTCGAGGTGCGGCCGTTTCCCTATCAGCAGGAGATGCTCGACGCCATTGAGGCCGAGCGGGTCGTCCACGACCGCCATCGCAATCTGGTGGTCGCGGCCACGGGCACCGGCAAGACCGTCGTGGCGGCGCTCGACTATCGACGGCTGTGCGATCCGGCGACGGGCGACCGGCCCTCGCTGCTGTTTGTGGCGCACCGGCGCGAGATCCTCGAGCAGTCACTGCGCACCTACCGCGAGGTGCTGGCGGACGCGGACTTCGGTGAGCTCTACGTCGGCGGTGTTCGTCCGGAGCGCTGGCGCCACGTGTTCGCCAGCGTCCAGTCGCTGACGTCGTACGGGGTGCAGAACCTCCCGCCGGACGCCTTCGACGTGGTCGTGATCGACGAGTTCCATCACGCCCAGGCCACGACGTACCGCCGCCTGATCGAGTGGTTGCAGCCGCGCGAGCTCCTGGGCCTCACCGCGACACCCGAGCGCGCGGACGGCGTGGACGTGCGCGTCTTCTTCGACAACCGCACCGCCGCCGAGCTGCGACTCTGGGATGCCCTCGGGGCAGACCTGCTCTGCCCCTTCCACTACTTCACGATCGCCGACGGCACCGACCTGCGGCGGATCAGCTGGGCCAAGGGGCGCTACGACGAGAGCGAACTGTCCTCGGTCTACACCGGCAATCGGGCGCGGGCCGCGATCGTGCTGAATCAGCTGCGCGGCAAGGTGCTCGACCCGGGCGCGATGCGGGCCCTCGGGTTCTGCGTCAGCGTGGCCCACGCGGAGTTCATGGCGCAGGTCTTTGTCGAGGCGGGCATCCCGGCCCGCGCTGTCAGCGGCCAGACGCCTCAGCCGCAGCGGGAGGAGGCGCTTCGCGATCTTCGTGATCGGCGGGTCAACATCCTGTTCGCTGCCGACCTGTTCAACGAGGGCCTCGACCTACCCGACGTCGACACGGTGTTGTTCCTGCGACCCACGGAGAGCGCCACGGTCTTCCTGCAGCAGCTCGGCCGGGGCCTACGCCGGACCCGCACCAAAGCCGTGCTCACCGCCCTGGACTTCGTGGGCTACCACCGCAAGGAGTTCCGCTTCGACCTGAAGCTGCGCGCGCTCACCGGGCAGACCCGCCGCGGCCTGGAGCGCGAGATCGAACGAGGGTTCTCCTTCCTGCCCTCGGGCTGCCAGATCGTCATGGATCAGCAGTCCCAGCGGCTGATCCTCGACAACGTGCGGTCCCAGGTCGCCAGCCGCTGGTCGCAGCTGGTCTCGGAACTGCGGTCGTACGGCGATCAGGACCTGCCGACGTTCCTGCGTGAATCCGGGCTCGAGCTCGCCGATGTCCTCCGACAAGGCGGCCGGTCGTGGACGGAGCTGCGCCGCGACGCCGGCCTCGCCACCCGGGCAGGAACCGGCCACGAAGCGAAGCTGCTCAAGCGTTCGCGGGCGTTCGCTCATGTGGATGATCAACACCGGGCCGCCGAGTATGGCCGGCTGCTCGCGGACGACGCCGCGTCGTACGACGCCCTCTCCCCGAGCGAGCAGCGGATCGCGCGGATGCTGTTCTTCTCCGTTTGGCCCGATGGCGGCGGCCACGCGTCCTTCACGACGGGGCTCGCGGCGCTCCGTCGCGAGCAGGCCACTCGCGATGAGCTCCGGAGCGTGGTCGACGTGTCGTTCGAGAACGCCCGCCACCAGGCGCTGCGGCTCGACGGATCGCTGGCTGAGACCCCGCTGCGCGTGCACGCGCGCTACCAGCGCGAGGAGATCCTTGCGGCGCTGGACTACGCCGATCTCGAGCGGCGGCCGACCAGCGTGATGCAGGGTGTCGCCTACTCGAAGGCGTCCAACACCGACATCCTCTTTGTCACGCTGAAGAAGTCGGAGGCGGACTACTCCCCCACGACGATGTACCGCGACTACCCGATCAGTCCGACGCTGTTCCACTGGGAGTCGCAGTCGACGACGACCCTCGCCTCGCCCACCGGGCAGCGCTATCTGACGGGGGCGAGCACGGTGTTGCTGTTCGTGCGGGCGGAACAGAAGGACGAGTTCGGCACCGCGCCCTACCTGTTCCTCGGGCCCGCCGCCTACGAGTCCCACCTGGGTGAACGGCCCATCGCGATCACGTGGCGACTTGCGCATCCCATGCCCGCGGAGTTCTTCAACGCGGCCACGGTCGCGGCCAGCTGA
- a CDS encoding helix-turn-helix transcriptional regulator: protein MATPTKGGNPVSTRAGIDTRNRIVELVAANVENGGDGMTRAELAAELGITKPRLHKHLTMLFADRRVQQIGMKVVPSNEGHIHICRTCGQTMH from the coding sequence ATGGCCACACCCACCAAGGGCGGCAACCCCGTTTCAACGCGGGCCGGCATCGACACACGGAATCGCATCGTCGAGCTGGTCGCCGCGAACGTCGAAAACGGTGGCGACGGAATGACTCGCGCCGAGCTGGCGGCGGAGCTTGGAATCACCAAGCCGCGCCTCCACAAGCATCTGACAATGCTGTTCGCAGACCGTCGCGTCCAGCAGATCGGCATGAAGGTCGTGCCGAGCAACGAGGGCCACATTCACATCTGCCGCACCTGCGGCCAGACCATGCACTGA
- a CDS encoding DUF6119 family protein yields MLSKKDSKLRYNCYLLIDSVKDVERALRPKYRPGAAQGMTQLPSTSVAPAGAIAYLGSSAPRQPVWAQQLEAAFSGADAIANVAHRLVIFLPVKGRWFAVCFGYGSSALEWDLVDHNFGLRVAMRRFAPEAVQELRSRRVDATARTQAVTLPAGAQLRDFGVPLEGEFVRKMIGRLDGTGESGSVVAGDSIIFRADTDLSTVQQELEQMLDDLDSADVRQQFEFIDALEPLRNSDSIAKELDQVLGAALLERPQDLERLPDRGESWKQQFLEFAPPDDVRLEDVDHFAVRNGDHSSTFTALSLPAVRRALAEVHVKRGSGFLKTVRIVAMTADGEAASQMLPVRHWLVFEASRVASRFILTLGRWFRLQETYAEQLDHDLSGILDVTANLNLIDWRTVWDEKTYNQRAVIGRSDLLTLDRKLCPTEDGGHIEVCDLLHMSGYLIHVKRYNGSQTLSHLFGQGTVSAELLKVDTVLKPAFVDKVNSLDAAFAPVAKAAAERVTYAIAVADGRPVPLGLPTFSKVNLRNHVRQLKLLGADASVARINIT; encoded by the coding sequence ATGCTGTCAAAGAAGGACTCGAAACTTAGGTACAACTGCTACCTCCTCATCGACAGCGTGAAGGACGTCGAGAGGGCGCTGCGCCCGAAGTATCGCCCAGGTGCCGCGCAAGGGATGACGCAACTTCCGTCCACATCGGTCGCTCCAGCAGGAGCCATTGCATATCTCGGCTCGAGCGCGCCGCGTCAACCTGTTTGGGCGCAGCAACTCGAGGCCGCCTTCAGTGGAGCTGACGCCATCGCCAATGTGGCTCACCGGCTGGTGATCTTTCTTCCTGTCAAAGGCCGATGGTTCGCCGTTTGCTTTGGTTACGGCAGTTCCGCGCTCGAGTGGGACCTTGTTGACCACAACTTCGGACTTCGCGTCGCGATGCGAAGGTTCGCACCTGAGGCTGTGCAGGAGCTACGAAGCCGACGAGTCGATGCGACGGCTAGAACCCAAGCGGTGACTCTCCCTGCGGGAGCTCAACTACGCGACTTCGGTGTACCGCTCGAAGGCGAGTTCGTCCGCAAGATGATCGGGCGCCTGGACGGTACTGGCGAGTCCGGTTCTGTGGTGGCCGGCGACTCGATCATTTTCAGGGCAGACACCGATCTCTCCACGGTTCAGCAAGAGCTAGAACAAATGCTTGACGACCTTGACAGTGCTGACGTTCGACAGCAGTTCGAATTCATCGATGCCCTTGAACCACTTCGCAACAGTGACTCGATCGCCAAGGAACTCGACCAAGTGCTCGGTGCGGCACTGCTCGAACGACCTCAAGACCTAGAGAGACTGCCCGACCGAGGAGAGTCTTGGAAGCAGCAGTTTCTCGAATTCGCTCCGCCTGATGATGTTCGCTTAGAGGACGTCGACCACTTTGCGGTGAGAAACGGTGACCACAGTTCCACTTTCACTGCGTTGAGCCTCCCCGCTGTGCGGAGAGCCCTGGCGGAGGTACACGTCAAGCGAGGGTCGGGCTTCCTTAAGACCGTGCGCATCGTTGCAATGACGGCAGATGGGGAAGCGGCGAGTCAGATGCTTCCGGTCCGGCATTGGTTGGTGTTTGAGGCGAGCCGCGTGGCGTCACGCTTTATCCTGACGCTCGGCCGATGGTTCCGCTTGCAGGAGACATATGCGGAACAGTTGGACCACGACCTGAGTGGAATTCTAGATGTGACCGCCAATCTCAATCTGATCGATTGGCGGACTGTTTGGGACGAAAAGACGTACAACCAACGGGCAGTCATCGGGCGCAGCGATCTCCTCACGTTGGACCGCAAGCTCTGCCCGACTGAAGACGGGGGGCACATCGAAGTTTGCGACCTCCTGCATATGAGTGGCTACCTCATTCACGTGAAGCGCTATAACGGCAGCCAAACACTCAGTCATCTCTTCGGACAGGGCACCGTTTCGGCGGAGTTGCTCAAGGTGGACACCGTCCTCAAGCCAGCGTTTGTCGACAAAGTGAACTCTCTCGATGCCGCGTTTGCTCCTGTGGCCAAGGCTGCCGCCGAGCGCGTGACCTACGCCATTGCTGTTGCGGACGGACGACCTGTTCCCTTGGGTCTTCCGACCTTCAGTAAAGTCAACCTTCGAAACCATGTCCGCCAGTTGAAGTTGCTGGGTGCGGATGCCTCGGTGGCTCGTATCAATATCACATAG
- a CDS encoding ISL3 family transposase encodes MLEPTACDRARPRSQRSCYCDRCDLLVGLDGFHVIGVGEHAGAVRVVVETPPEPTGCRRCGVIAHSHGRRDVRLIDVPCFGRPVRLVWRKRTWRCGEEKCTARSFTEQREDLAGPRALLTVRACWWAINQLRREHASVAGLARQLGTTWRTLWRSIEPLLEAMAVDPARFENVTSLGVDEHIWHHVSTRPIKDGGRGPKELTGMVDLSRDQEGRVRARLLDLVPGRSGKAYADWLEERGNAFRDGVKVAALDPFQGYKTAIDDKLEDAVAVVDAFHVVKLGTAAVDECRRRVQQETLGRRGRKGDPLYGIQKLLRAGAEKLTDKQWARFEKAIAARPDEHLQVWIAWSCAQQLRTAYRHPDPAEGRKIATKILDSFPTCPVPEMARLGRTLKRWKEAFLAYFETGRSNNGGTEAINGLIELHRRVARGFRNRENYRLRMLLIGGGLSHPHLK; translated from the coding sequence ATGCTCGAGCCTACGGCGTGCGACCGCGCGCGCCCACGTTCTCAACGCTCCTGCTACTGCGACCGGTGTGACCTCCTCGTCGGCCTCGATGGGTTCCACGTCATCGGCGTCGGCGAACACGCCGGCGCGGTCCGTGTCGTTGTCGAGACACCGCCTGAGCCGACGGGCTGTCGTAGGTGTGGGGTGATCGCACACAGCCACGGTCGACGCGACGTGCGCCTGATCGACGTGCCCTGCTTCGGGCGCCCGGTCCGGCTGGTCTGGCGCAAACGAACGTGGCGCTGCGGCGAGGAGAAGTGCACGGCCAGGTCGTTCACCGAACAGCGCGAGGATCTGGCGGGCCCGCGGGCGTTGCTGACGGTGCGTGCGTGCTGGTGGGCGATCAACCAGCTCCGCCGCGAGCACGCCTCGGTCGCCGGCCTCGCGCGGCAGCTCGGCACGACCTGGCGCACGCTATGGCGCTCGATCGAGCCGCTGCTCGAGGCCATGGCCGTCGACCCGGCACGCTTCGAGAACGTCACCAGCCTGGGCGTGGACGAACACATCTGGCACCACGTCTCGACCAGACCGATCAAGGACGGCGGCCGCGGCCCGAAAGAGCTCACCGGGATGGTCGACCTGAGTCGTGACCAGGAAGGACGCGTGCGTGCGCGGCTGCTCGACCTGGTCCCGGGCCGATCCGGCAAGGCCTACGCCGACTGGCTCGAAGAACGCGGCAACGCCTTCCGCGACGGCGTGAAGGTCGCCGCCCTGGACCCTTTCCAGGGCTACAAGACCGCGATCGACGACAAGCTCGAGGACGCCGTCGCGGTGGTTGATGCGTTCCATGTCGTGAAGCTCGGCACCGCCGCGGTCGATGAGTGCCGGCGCCGGGTCCAGCAAGAGACCCTGGGTCGCCGCGGCCGCAAGGGCGACCCGCTCTACGGCATCCAGAAACTGCTGCGCGCGGGCGCGGAGAAGCTCACCGACAAGCAGTGGGCCAGATTCGAGAAAGCCATCGCAGCCAGACCCGATGAGCACCTGCAGGTCTGGATCGCCTGGTCGTGCGCCCAACAACTCCGCACCGCCTACCGCCACCCCGATCCGGCCGAGGGCCGCAAGATCGCGACCAAGATCCTCGACTCGTTCCCGACCTGCCCGGTCCCCGAGATGGCCCGACTCGGTCGCACACTGAAGCGCTGGAAAGAGGCGTTCCTGGCCTACTTCGAGACCGGCCGATCCAACAACGGCGGCACAGAGGCCATCAACGGCCTGATCGAGCTCCATCGACGCGTGGCCAGAGGATTCCGCAACCGCGAGAACTACCGCCTACGCATGCTGCTCATCGGCGGCGGGCTCAGCCACCCCCACCTGAAGTAA